One segment of Niveibacterium microcysteis DNA contains the following:
- a CDS encoding NuoB/complex I 20 kDa subunit family protein has protein sequence MSVEGVFREGFVTTTLDSVLNWTRTGSLWPMTFGLACCAVEMIHAGCSRYDLDRFGVVFRPSPRQSDVMIVAGTLCNKMAPALRKVYDQMAEPRWVISMGSCANGGGYYHYSYSVVRGCDRIVPVDVYVPGCPPTAEALLYGIIQLQNKIKRTNTIAR, from the coding sequence ATGAGTGTTGAAGGTGTATTCCGCGAGGGTTTTGTTACCACGACCTTGGATAGCGTTCTGAATTGGACGCGAACGGGCTCGCTGTGGCCAATGACCTTCGGTCTTGCGTGTTGTGCCGTCGAAATGATCCACGCGGGGTGCTCGCGTTACGACCTTGATCGTTTTGGGGTTGTATTCCGACCGAGCCCTCGTCAGTCTGATGTCATGATCGTTGCTGGAACGCTCTGCAACAAGATGGCGCCAGCCCTTCGCAAAGTCTATGACCAGATGGCCGAGCCGCGTTGGGTGATTTCGATGGGGTCGTGTGCCAACGGTGGCGGCTACTACCACTATTCCTATTCGGTTGTCCGGGGATGTGATCGTATTGTGCCGGTGGACGTTTACGTTCCTGGCTGTCCTCCGACCGCTGAGGCGCTTCTGTACGGGATCATCCAGTTGCAGAACAAGATCAAGAGAACCAACACGATCGCTCGATAA
- the ndhC gene encoding NADH-quinone oxidoreductase subunit A — protein sequence MLENYFPVLIFILVGIAVGGVMLLAGRILGRHNPEPEKLSPYECGFEAFEDARIKFDVRYYLIAILFILFDIEVAFLIPWASILKEIAGNESIRLFGFFEMLVFLGVLIVGYIYVRKRGALDWE from the coding sequence ATGCTCGAGAACTATTTCCCGGTATTGATTTTCATCCTTGTCGGTATTGCGGTAGGCGGCGTGATGCTGCTCGCTGGGCGCATTCTTGGGCGCCACAATCCCGAGCCAGAAAAGCTCTCTCCCTATGAGTGTGGCTTTGAGGCGTTCGAGGATGCGCGCATCAAATTTGATGTGCGTTATTACCTGATTGCAATTCTTTTCATCCTCTTTGATATCGAGGTTGCCTTTCTGATTCCTTGGGCATCAATTCTCAAGGAAATTGCGGGCAACGAGTCGATTCGTCTATTTGGCTTCTTCGAGATGCTTGTGTTTCTGGGTGTCTTGATTGTTGGCTATATCTACGTGCGCAAGCGCGGCGCGCTGGACTGGGAATAA
- the secG gene encoding preprotein translocase subunit SecG, with product MSGIFFGLVLTVHVLVGVAVIGLVLVQHGKGADMGASFGGGASGSLFGASGSANFLSRTTAVLATVFFVTSLALTYLASHRAGPAKSVMEGAPAVQSQPATAEKPASAPGAAQEIPK from the coding sequence GTGAGCGGAATATTCTTCGGCCTTGTCCTGACGGTTCACGTTCTCGTGGGCGTTGCAGTGATCGGCTTGGTGTTGGTGCAGCACGGCAAAGGCGCGGACATGGGTGCGTCATTTGGCGGTGGCGCATCTGGCAGTCTTTTTGGTGCGTCGGGTTCGGCGAATTTTCTGAGCCGAACGACCGCGGTCTTGGCTACGGTCTTCTTCGTCACGAGTTTGGCGCTGACCTACTTGGCAAGCCATCGCGCTGGCCCCGCAAAGAGTGTCATGGAGGGCGCGCCAGCAGTGCAATCGCAGCCGGCAACGGCCGAGAAACCTGCGAGTGCCCCGGGTGCGGCCCAAGAGATTCCGAAGTAA
- the glmM gene encoding phosphoglucosamine mutase, whose protein sequence is MARKYFGTDGVRGRVGNAPITPDFVMRLGYAAGRTLCAEQQGTRGHERPTVLIGKDTRVSGYMLEAALEAGFAAAGVDVVLAGPIPTPGVAYLTRALRLDAGVVISASHNPYYDNGIKFFSARGAKLPDATETAIEERLDQPIGCADSASMGRARRIDDAAGRYIEFCKSTFPNDLDLRGLKIAVDCAHGAAYHIAPRVFHELGAEVVAIGKEPNGFNINDQVGATVPEAIRAFTLAQGADIGISLDGDGDRLMMVDRAGRIYDGDMLIYVIARMQKAQGRLPGVVGTLMSNLGFQRAIEALGVEFVRAKVGDRYVLELLEQRGWKLGGENSGHIICLDRHSTGDGIVAALQVLAALRDAGETLADACGALKFFPQRLVNVRTAGGFDWKSDRSIQDAVTAAELELGDRGRVLLRASGTEPLLRVMVEGEDPTQVEAVAQRLAETVRQALE, encoded by the coding sequence ATGGCGCGCAAGTATTTCGGCACGGATGGAGTGCGGGGACGTGTAGGCAATGCTCCGATCACGCCTGACTTTGTGATGCGACTGGGGTACGCGGCGGGTCGAACACTGTGTGCCGAACAGCAGGGGACACGCGGGCATGAGCGGCCAACGGTGCTGATTGGCAAGGATACTCGCGTCTCCGGCTATATGCTTGAGGCCGCTTTGGAGGCCGGCTTCGCTGCGGCTGGTGTTGACGTGGTGTTGGCTGGACCGATTCCTACCCCTGGGGTCGCGTATTTGACGCGGGCGCTTCGTCTTGATGCAGGGGTCGTGATTTCCGCCTCTCACAACCCTTATTACGACAACGGTATTAAGTTCTTTTCGGCTCGCGGCGCAAAACTTCCGGACGCGACAGAGACCGCCATTGAGGAGCGGCTCGATCAGCCCATTGGTTGTGCGGATTCCGCATCCATGGGGCGTGCGCGCCGTATCGATGATGCTGCCGGCAGGTATATCGAATTCTGCAAGAGCACGTTTCCGAATGACCTTGATCTGCGTGGTCTGAAGATTGCAGTGGATTGTGCTCATGGCGCCGCATATCACATTGCGCCACGTGTATTTCATGAACTCGGTGCAGAGGTCGTTGCGATCGGCAAGGAGCCTAATGGCTTCAACATCAACGATCAGGTAGGTGCCACCGTCCCTGAGGCGATCCGCGCTTTTACCTTGGCGCAAGGCGCCGATATCGGTATCTCGCTTGATGGCGATGGCGATCGCCTCATGATGGTGGACCGCGCCGGTCGCATCTATGACGGCGATATGTTGATCTATGTAATCGCGCGCATGCAGAAGGCTCAGGGCCGACTGCCCGGCGTCGTTGGTACGTTGATGAGCAACCTTGGATTTCAGCGCGCGATCGAGGCGCTAGGCGTTGAATTCGTGCGCGCCAAGGTTGGTGACCGCTATGTGCTTGAGTTGCTTGAGCAGCGCGGATGGAAGTTAGGTGGCGAGAATTCGGGCCATATCATCTGCCTGGACCGCCACTCCACCGGCGACGGTATTGTTGCCGCCTTGCAGGTCCTTGCAGCGTTGCGCGATGCGGGTGAGACCCTTGCCGACGCCTGTGGTGCGCTCAAGTTCTTTCCTCAGCGGCTTGTGAACGTTCGCACCGCCGGCGGTTTCGACTGGAAATCCGATCGGAGCATTCAGGATGCGGTAACCGCGGCAGAGCTGGAACTGGGTGACCGCGGCCGCGTCTTGCTTCGCGCGTCCGGCACCGAACCGCTGCTTCGCGTAATGGTTGAGGGCGAAGATCCCACGCAGGTTGAAGCGGTCGCCCAACGGCTTGCCGAGACGGTTCGCCAAGCGTTGGAGTAG
- the folP gene encoding dihydropteroate synthase — translation MNEIRLGSYRLSVARPLVMAIINATPDSFSGDGLAGRLDALVDKAKRAIDAGAHILDVGGESSRPGSLGVSVDEELARVVPVVEALATLGCPVSVDTVKPSVMQAVIRAGASMINDINGLREPGAIDAIAESNCAVCVMHMQGQPRSMQTSPVYADVVGEVYAFLSDRFDALRQSGIDQNRIVVDPGFGFGKTLEHNLALFRALESFRAIRPVLVGVSRKTMLGQLTGFPVDQRVTASAVAAVAAAARGAAILRVHDVAETVAALNLWRELGLEANG, via the coding sequence ATGAACGAAATTCGTCTCGGATCCTATCGCTTATCGGTCGCGCGTCCGCTGGTGATGGCGATTATCAATGCGACGCCAGACTCCTTCAGCGGCGACGGGCTGGCGGGTCGGCTGGATGCGCTCGTCGACAAGGCAAAGCGCGCGATTGATGCCGGGGCTCACATTCTGGATGTTGGTGGCGAATCGTCCCGTCCTGGGTCTTTGGGAGTGTCGGTCGACGAGGAGTTGGCCCGGGTTGTGCCTGTTGTCGAGGCCCTCGCAACCCTCGGCTGTCCAGTCTCGGTCGATACGGTTAAACCGTCGGTCATGCAGGCTGTAATCAGAGCTGGCGCGTCCATGATCAATGACATCAACGGGTTGCGCGAGCCGGGGGCGATCGACGCGATTGCCGAAAGCAACTGCGCCGTGTGCGTCATGCACATGCAGGGCCAACCGAGAAGTATGCAGACATCACCGGTCTACGCCGATGTCGTCGGCGAGGTGTATGCGTTCTTGAGCGATCGGTTCGATGCGCTTCGACAATCAGGTATTGACCAGAATCGTATTGTCGTTGACCCGGGCTTTGGCTTTGGCAAGACACTCGAACACAATCTGGCGCTATTCCGCGCGCTCGAATCGTTTCGAGCGATAAGGCCTGTCCTTGTCGGTGTCTCGCGCAAGACGATGCTCGGGCAACTCACTGGCTTTCCGGTCGATCAACGTGTCACGGCGAGCGCGGTAGCTGCTGTGGCGGCGGCCGCTCGCGGCGCTGCGATCTTGCGGGTCCACGACGTTGCTGAGACGGTGGCTGCGCTAAATCTTTGGCGTGAACTTGGGCTTGAGGCCAACGGCTAG
- the ftsH gene encoding ATP-dependent zinc metalloprotease FtsH: MNNLFKNLAIWLVIGIVLMTVFNQFNSRQTAQSQMEYSQFMEEAKQGRIAKVTIEGRTLRATTQDNKQITVFTPGTQDLWMVSDLMRYGVKITAKPEEEQSLLMSIFVSWFPMLLLIGVWIFFMRQMQGGGRGGAFSFGKSRARMLDESTNSITFADVAGCDEAKEEVAELVDFLRDPSKFQKLGGRIPKGVLMVGSPGTGKTLLAKAIAGEAKVPFFSISGSDFVEMFVGVGAARVRDMFENAKKQAPCIVFIDEIDAVGRQRGAGLGGGNDEREQTLNQLLVEMDGFEGQTGVIVIAATNRPDVLDPALLRPGRFDRQVVVPLPDIRGREQIIKVHMRKVPVSPDVDANILARGTPGMSGADLANLVNEAALFAARSNKRLVDMDDFERAKDKIFMGAERKSMVILPEEKKKTAYHESGHAIIGSVLPGCDPVHKVTVIPRGRALGVTWSLPEMDRFSLYQDQMLAQICMLFGGRVAEEIFVGNVSTGASNDFERATSIARDMVTRYGMSEALGPMVYAENEGEVFLGRSITTHKNLSEATLQKVDTEIRRIVDEQYALARKILEDNRDKVEAMTAALLEWETIDSDQIADIMAGRPPRPPHASGQPKPPVSDGPADSTPSATAPA, encoded by the coding sequence TTGAACAATCTTTTCAAGAATCTTGCGATCTGGTTGGTGATTGGCATCGTGCTGATGACCGTGTTCAACCAGTTCAATAGCCGGCAGACCGCGCAAAGCCAGATGGAATACTCCCAGTTCATGGAGGAAGCCAAGCAGGGGCGGATCGCCAAGGTCACCATTGAAGGCCGCACACTGCGTGCAACGACCCAGGACAACAAGCAGATCACGGTTTTTACGCCGGGTACGCAGGACCTCTGGATGGTTAGCGATCTGATGCGCTACGGCGTCAAGATCACGGCCAAGCCCGAAGAGGAGCAATCGCTCCTGATGAGCATCTTCGTCTCGTGGTTCCCGATGCTGCTGTTGATCGGCGTCTGGATCTTCTTCATGCGTCAGATGCAGGGCGGTGGCCGAGGCGGCGCCTTCTCGTTCGGCAAGAGTCGCGCTCGGATGCTGGACGAGTCGACCAATTCGATCACCTTTGCGGACGTCGCGGGATGCGACGAGGCAAAAGAGGAGGTCGCCGAGTTGGTCGACTTCCTGCGCGATCCGTCGAAATTCCAAAAGCTTGGTGGCCGGATTCCCAAAGGCGTGCTGATGGTCGGTTCGCCGGGTACAGGTAAGACGCTGCTTGCCAAGGCCATCGCCGGTGAGGCGAAGGTGCCGTTCTTCTCCATTTCCGGTTCTGACTTCGTTGAAATGTTTGTTGGCGTTGGTGCCGCACGCGTTCGCGACATGTTCGAGAATGCCAAGAAGCAGGCGCCTTGCATCGTCTTCATTGATGAGATCGACGCCGTTGGTCGCCAGCGTGGCGCGGGCCTTGGCGGCGGAAACGATGAACGCGAGCAGACGCTGAACCAGTTGCTGGTCGAAATGGACGGTTTTGAGGGTCAGACCGGCGTCATCGTGATTGCCGCAACGAACCGTCCGGATGTACTGGATCCAGCGTTGCTGCGTCCAGGCCGCTTCGACCGGCAAGTCGTCGTTCCACTGCCGGACATTCGCGGTCGCGAGCAGATCATCAAGGTGCACATGCGCAAGGTGCCTGTGTCACCTGACGTCGATGCGAACATTCTTGCGCGGGGCACGCCGGGCATGTCGGGCGCGGATCTGGCCAACCTTGTCAACGAGGCTGCACTGTTCGCCGCTCGCTCGAACAAGCGCCTGGTCGACATGGATGACTTTGAGCGCGCCAAGGACAAGATCTTCATGGGCGCCGAACGGAAGTCCATGGTGATCCTGCCGGAGGAAAAGAAGAAGACCGCTTACCATGAGTCAGGTCACGCGATTATTGGCTCAGTCCTCCCGGGTTGCGACCCGGTTCACAAAGTCACGGTGATTCCACGCGGACGGGCACTGGGTGTGACGTGGTCACTGCCGGAGATGGACCGTTTCAGTCTCTATCAAGACCAGATGCTGGCGCAGATCTGCATGCTGTTTGGCGGTCGCGTGGCAGAAGAAATCTTCGTCGGCAACGTCTCAACTGGTGCATCAAACGATTTTGAGCGTGCGACCAGCATCGCTCGCGACATGGTGACGCGCTACGGGATGTCCGAGGCGCTTGGACCGATGGTTTATGCCGAGAACGAGGGTGAAGTCTTCCTTGGAAGGTCGATCACGACACACAAGAATCTCTCGGAAGCGACACTTCAGAAAGTGGATACCGAGATCCGCCGGATCGTCGATGAACAGTACGCTTTGGCGAGAAAGATCCTCGAAGACAACCGCGATAAGGTTGAGGCAATGACGGCGGCTTTGCTGGAGTGGGAGACTATTGATTCCGACCAGATCGCTGACATCATGGCGGGCCGCCCGCCGCGTCCGCCCCACGCCAGTGGGCAGCCGAAACCCCCGGTGTCCGATGGCCCTGCCGATTCGACACCTAGCGCAACGGCTCCTGCCTGA
- a CDS encoding RlmE family RNA methyltransferase, protein MKRTKTSKQWMQEHVNDPWVQRAKAEGFRSRAAFKLTEIDQKDRLLSRGQVVVELGAAPGSWTQVVARKVLPGGAVIALDLLDFEPISGVDFIQGDFTEEAILDELVRRLNGRHVDLVLSDMAPNISGIATIDQGRSIYLCELALDFAERHLVAGGNMLVKVFQGSGFDEYRKAMGRVFSQVQVRKPAASRDRSSEVYLLGQTKRL, encoded by the coding sequence ATGAAGCGAACCAAGACCAGCAAACAATGGATGCAGGAGCATGTCAACGACCCTTGGGTGCAGCGCGCCAAGGCCGAGGGCTTTCGCTCGCGTGCGGCGTTTAAGCTGACCGAGATCGATCAGAAGGATCGCCTGCTGTCGCGGGGACAAGTCGTGGTCGAACTCGGCGCGGCACCGGGTAGCTGGACTCAGGTGGTTGCGCGCAAGGTGCTGCCAGGTGGCGCGGTGATCGCACTCGATTTGCTGGATTTCGAGCCCATCAGCGGTGTTGACTTCATTCAGGGGGATTTTACTGAAGAGGCGATACTCGACGAACTGGTTCGTCGTCTGAACGGTCGACATGTGGACCTTGTGCTTTCCGACATGGCACCCAATATCTCGGGTATTGCGACGATTGACCAAGGGCGTTCGATCTACCTCTGCGAGCTGGCGCTTGATTTTGCCGAACGGCACCTGGTGGCGGGTGGCAACATGTTGGTGAAGGTCTTTCAGGGGTCTGGGTTCGACGAGTACCGCAAGGCGATGGGGCGCGTTTTTTCGCAGGTGCAGGTTCGCAAGCCGGCTGCATCACGCGACCGAAGCTCGGAAGTGTACTTGCTTGGTCAGACGAAACGTCTCTGA
- a CDS encoding YhbY family RNA-binding protein: protein MNTLTAAQRRDLRAKAHGLDPVVSIAEKGLAPTVLKEIDRSLTAHELIKIRVYGDDREARQQYMDTICNELGCAAVQMIGKLLVVYRPSPELAEKAKTAVKAPAISPRVTPRSAARGDARTLARPATRLKSGTIARNIAGPRGGLAPRSGGRKPGGGR, encoded by the coding sequence ATGAACACACTCACCGCAGCACAGCGTCGCGATCTTCGCGCCAAAGCGCACGGGCTCGACCCGGTCGTAAGTATTGCCGAAAAAGGGCTTGCGCCTACGGTACTCAAGGAGATCGACCGTTCGCTGACCGCGCACGAGCTGATCAAGATCCGCGTCTACGGCGACGACCGCGAGGCGCGTCAGCAATACATGGACACCATCTGCAACGAGCTTGGGTGCGCTGCCGTGCAGATGATCGGCAAGCTCCTGGTCGTCTATCGGCCGTCGCCCGAGCTCGCAGAAAAGGCAAAGACAGCAGTCAAAGCACCGGCAATTAGCCCACGCGTCACGCCACGATCCGCCGCACGCGGTGATGCTCGCACGCTTGCTCGGCCTGCGACCCGCCTGAAGAGCGGCACCATCGCGCGCAACATTGCGGGTCCGCGCGGTGGTTTGGCGCCGCGAAGTGGCGGCCGCAAACCCGGCGGCGGACGCTAA
- a CDS encoding DUF4149 domain-containing protein has protein sequence MNQIGRPLYFLALTLWVGALWTIGGIVAPTLFSALQDRSIAGAIAGRLFSIAAWLGVGSACFLIIFQIIDAGGQAFKRASLWVVVLMLVLTLASLFGIQPLLAQLKAEAMPREVMESLVRDRFAAWHGVSSILYLIQCALGGALVVLETASGRR, from the coding sequence ATGAACCAGATCGGGCGGCCGCTGTACTTCCTGGCACTGACGCTGTGGGTCGGTGCCCTTTGGACCATCGGCGGCATCGTTGCGCCGACGCTCTTTTCTGCGCTGCAGGATCGCAGCATTGCCGGGGCAATTGCCGGGCGACTGTTTTCGATTGCGGCATGGCTCGGCGTCGGTAGCGCCTGCTTCTTGATCATCTTTCAGATCATTGATGCCGGGGGGCAGGCCTTCAAACGTGCATCGCTCTGGGTGGTGGTGCTGATGCTGGTACTGACCTTGGCCAGTCTTTTCGGTATCCAGCCTCTGCTGGCCCAGCTCAAGGCAGAGGCGATGCCGCGCGAAGTGATGGAGAGCTTGGTTCGCGATCGCTTCGCCGCATGGCACGGCGTATCCAGCATCCTTTACCTGATCCAGTGTGCGCTTGGCGGCGCCTTGGTGGTGCTTGAAACCGCAAGCGGGCGTCGCTGA
- the greA gene encoding transcription elongation factor GreA, with protein MNKVPLTINGAEMLRAELQRLKTVDRPAVIEAIAEARSHGDLSENAEYDAAKERQGFIEGRIKEVEGKLSSAQIIDPKLLDADGRCVFGATVDLEDLESGDSVTYQIVGEDEADLKCGKISVSSPIARALIGKYAGDVAEVQAPGGVREYEILDVKYI; from the coding sequence ATGAACAAGGTTCCACTGACCATTAACGGCGCGGAAATGCTCCGCGCCGAACTGCAGCGTCTTAAAACGGTGGATCGCCCGGCCGTGATCGAGGCAATCGCCGAGGCGCGTTCACATGGCGATCTGTCGGAAAACGCCGAATACGATGCAGCCAAGGAACGCCAAGGCTTCATCGAAGGCCGCATCAAAGAGGTCGAAGGCAAGCTTTCATCGGCCCAGATCATTGATCCGAAGTTGCTGGATGCCGACGGCCGTTGTGTTTTTGGTGCAACGGTGGATCTGGAGGACCTCGAGTCCGGCGATTCGGTGACTTACCAGATCGTCGGCGAGGACGAGGCCGACCTTAAGTGCGGCAAGATCTCGGTTTCTTCGCCTATCGCGCGTGCGCTGATCGGCAAGTACGCTGGCGATGTGGCTGAGGTCCAGGCGCCCGGTGGTGTGCGCGAATACGAGATCCTCGACGTCAAATACATCTGA
- the carB gene encoding carbamoyl-phosphate synthase large subunit: protein MPKRTDIQSILIIGAGPIVIGQACEFDYSGAQACKALRDEGYRVILVNSNPATIMTDPEMADVTYIEPITWQVLERIIEKERPDAVLPTMGGQTALNCALDLWHNGVLDKYKVEMIGAKPDAIDKAEDRQKFKEAMTKIGLESARSGVAHSMEEAMAVQAKVGFPAIIRPSFTMGGTGGGIAYNIEEFVEICTRGLDLSPTRELLIEESLLGWKEYEMEVVRDKHDNCIIVCSIENLDPMGVHTGDSITIAPAQTLTDREYQIMRNASIAVLREIGVDTGGSNVQFSVNPKDGRLIVIEMNPRVSRSSALASKATGFPIAKIAAKLAVGFTLDELKNDITGGATPASFEPSIDYIVTKIPRFAFEKFPAANDRLTTQMKSVGEVMAMGRTFQESFQKALRGLETGAYGLDEVECDREELESELANPGAQRIWYVGQAFREGMTLDQVHALTKIDPWFLAQIEDIVLTEKSLVGRSLKALQAPELRDLKRKGFSDRRLSKLLATDETSVRLQRHTLGVRPVFKRVDTCAAEFATDTAYMYSAYEDECEAQPSNRKKIMVLGGGPNRIGQGIEFDYCCVHAALALREDGYETIMVNCNPETVSTDYDTSDRLYFEPLTLEDILEIVAVEKPVGVIVQFGGQTPLKRARELEANGVPIIGTTPDMIDAAEDRERFQKLLNDLGLKQPPNRTARAPEEAVRLAAEIGYPLVVRPSYVLGGRAMEIVHEQKDLERYMREAVKVSNDSPVLLDRFLNDATEVDVDALSDGKQVIIGGIMEHIEQAGVHSGDSACSLPPYTLSKALQDELRRQTELMARGLNVCGLMNVQFAIQGKGDAAVVYVLEVNPRASRTVPFVSKACSLPLAKIAARCMAGRSLADQGVTGEVIPPYFSVKEAVFPFAKFPGVDTILGPEMKSTGEVMGVGRTFAEAFVKSQLAAGVRLPTGGTAFISVKLTDRPKAIEVARELVELGFKLVATRGTSAAIEAAGIPVTPVNKVTEGRPHIVDMIKNNEISLIINTVEEKRQAIADSRSIRTSALAAKVTIQTTIEGARAACLGIRHLSELTPYALQALHAELA, encoded by the coding sequence ATGCCCAAGCGTACAGACATCCAGAGCATCCTGATCATCGGCGCTGGTCCGATCGTGATCGGCCAGGCCTGCGAATTCGATTATTCCGGCGCGCAAGCCTGCAAGGCGCTGCGTGACGAGGGTTACCGCGTCATCCTGGTTAACTCCAACCCGGCGACGATCATGACCGACCCGGAGATGGCCGATGTGACGTACATCGAGCCGATCACCTGGCAGGTGCTCGAACGCATCATCGAAAAGGAGCGCCCGGATGCGGTGCTGCCGACGATGGGCGGCCAGACGGCGCTGAACTGCGCGCTGGATCTGTGGCACAACGGTGTGCTCGACAAGTACAAGGTCGAGATGATCGGTGCGAAACCCGATGCCATCGACAAGGCTGAGGATCGCCAGAAGTTCAAGGAGGCGATGACCAAGATCGGCTTGGAATCCGCCCGTTCCGGCGTCGCGCACTCGATGGAAGAGGCGATGGCCGTACAGGCCAAGGTCGGCTTCCCCGCGATCATCCGCCCGTCCTTCACGATGGGCGGCACCGGTGGCGGCATTGCCTACAACATCGAAGAGTTCGTCGAGATCTGCACCCGCGGCCTCGACCTCTCGCCGACCCGCGAGCTGCTGATCGAAGAATCGCTGCTCGGCTGGAAGGAATACGAGATGGAGGTCGTGCGCGACAAGCACGACAACTGCATCATCGTTTGTTCGATCGAAAACCTCGACCCGATGGGCGTCCACACGGGCGATTCGATCACGATCGCCCCGGCACAAACGCTCACTGATCGCGAATACCAGATCATGCGTAACGCGTCGATCGCCGTGCTGCGCGAGATTGGCGTGGACACCGGCGGTTCGAACGTGCAGTTCTCGGTCAACCCGAAGGATGGTCGCCTGATCGTCATCGAGATGAATCCGCGCGTGTCGCGTTCGTCTGCGCTGGCCTCGAAGGCCACCGGTTTCCCGATCGCGAAGATCGCGGCGAAGCTGGCTGTCGGCTTCACGCTGGACGAACTGAAGAACGACATCACCGGCGGCGCCACCCCGGCATCGTTCGAGCCGTCGATCGACTACATCGTTACCAAGATTCCGCGCTTCGCATTCGAGAAGTTCCCGGCTGCGAATGATCGCCTGACGACTCAGATGAAGTCGGTCGGCGAAGTCATGGCGATGGGGCGCACCTTCCAGGAGTCGTTCCAGAAGGCCTTGCGTGGTCTTGAGACCGGCGCCTACGGCCTGGATGAGGTCGAATGCGATCGCGAGGAACTCGAGAGCGAGCTCGCGAACCCGGGCGCGCAGCGCATCTGGTATGTGGGTCAGGCGTTCCGCGAAGGCATGACTCTGGATCAGGTGCATGCACTGACCAAGATCGACCCGTGGTTCCTGGCGCAGATCGAAGACATCGTGCTGACTGAGAAGTCGCTGGTTGGCCGTTCGCTCAAGGCGCTGCAGGCGCCCGAGTTGCGCGACCTGAAGCGCAAGGGCTTCTCGGATCGTCGCCTGTCGAAGCTGCTCGCCACGGACGAGACCAGCGTTCGCCTGCAACGTCACACGCTGGGCGTGCGCCCGGTGTTCAAGCGCGTCGATACCTGCGCAGCTGAATTCGCCACCGATACCGCGTACATGTACTCGGCGTATGAGGACGAGTGCGAGGCGCAGCCGAGCAATCGCAAGAAGATCATGGTGCTGGGCGGTGGGCCGAACCGGATCGGACAGGGTATCGAGTTCGACTATTGCTGCGTCCATGCCGCCCTCGCGCTGCGCGAAGACGGCTACGAGACCATCATGGTCAACTGCAACCCGGAAACCGTTTCCACCGACTACGACACCTCTGATCGGCTGTACTTCGAACCGCTGACGCTGGAAGACATCCTCGAGATCGTTGCTGTCGAGAAGCCCGTCGGCGTGATCGTGCAGTTTGGCGGCCAGACCCCGCTCAAGCGGGCGCGCGAACTCGAAGCCAATGGCGTGCCGATCATCGGCACCACGCCGGACATGATCGACGCGGCGGAAGATCGCGAGCGCTTCCAGAAGCTGCTCAACGACCTCGGCCTGAAGCAGCCGCCTAACCGCACTGCCCGCGCACCGGAGGAGGCTGTCCGCCTGGCCGCCGAGATTGGCTACCCTCTGGTGGTCCGCCCGTCCTACGTGCTTGGTGGCCGCGCGATGGAAATCGTGCACGAGCAGAAGGACCTCGAGCGCTACATGCGTGAGGCTGTGAAGGTATCGAACGACTCGCCGGTGCTGCTCGATCGCTTTCTGAACGATGCGACCGAGGTTGACGTGGATGCGCTGTCAGACGGCAAGCAAGTCATCATCGGCGGCATCATGGAGCACATTGAACAGGCGGGCGTCCACTCGGGCGACTCGGCTTGCTCTCTACCGCCCTACACGTTGTCCAAGGCGCTGCAAGATGAGCTGCGTCGTCAGACCGAGCTGATGGCCCGCGGCCTCAACGTCTGCGGTCTGATGAACGTGCAGTTCGCGATCCAGGGCAAGGGCGACGCCGCCGTGGTGTACGTGCTCGAGGTCAATCCGCGCGCATCCCGTACCGTGCCGTTCGTCTCCAAGGCCTGTTCGCTGCCGTTGGCGAAGATTGCTGCTCGCTGCATGGCTGGACGTTCGCTGGCGGACCAAGGTGTCACGGGCGAGGTTATTCCGCCTTACTTCTCGGTCAAGGAAGCCGTCTTTCCGTTCGCCAAGTTCCCCGGCGTCGATACGATCCTCGGGCCGGAAATGAAGTCGACCGGCGAGGTGATGGGTGTCGGCCGTACGTTTGCCGAAGCCTTCGTCAAGAGTCAGCTGGCGGCTGGCGTTCGCTTGCCCACCGGCGGTACCGCGTTCATCAGCGTCAAGCTGACGGATCGGCCGAAGGCGATTGAGGTGGCTCGCGAGCTGGTGGAACTCGGCTTCAAGCTGGTGGCGACGCGTGGCACATCGGCGGCAATCGAAGCGGCGGGTATTCCCGTTACGCCGGTGAACAAGGTCACCGAAGGGCGTCCGCACATCGTCGACATGATCAAGAACAACGAGATCAGTCTGATCATCAACACGGTCGAAGAAAAGCGCCAGGCTATCGCCGATTCGCGTTCGATCCGTACCAGCGCGCTTGCTGCCAAGGTCACGATCCAGACGACCATCGAAGGCGCGCGTGCTGCGTGCCTCGGCATTCGCCACCTGTCCGAACTGACGCCGTACGCGCTGCAGGCTCTGCACGCCGAACTGGCTTGA